The Catenuloplanes niger genome includes a window with the following:
- a CDS encoding permease-like cell division protein FtsX has translation MRILSIITAALAVLLLSACVSLDNAGEVIRENPEMIVFLEPDITPEQRADVEQALRALPGVTEVALITKEQAYQDLTEFLKNQPSAVPIDRNNLSEKFTVRTTDLDAYQALRDAGTATTLSERAGVDEVLFQCVTRADCREDLGG, from the coding sequence GTGCGTATCCTTTCGATCATCACCGCGGCGCTCGCCGTCCTGCTGCTCTCCGCCTGCGTCTCCCTGGACAACGCCGGCGAGGTCATCCGCGAGAACCCGGAGATGATCGTCTTCCTGGAGCCGGACATCACGCCCGAGCAGCGGGCCGACGTCGAACAGGCGTTGCGCGCACTGCCCGGCGTCACCGAGGTCGCACTGATCACGAAGGAACAGGCCTACCAGGACCTCACCGAGTTCCTGAAGAACCAGCCGAGCGCGGTGCCGATCGACCGGAACAACCTGTCGGAGAAGTTCACCGTCCGGACCACCGACCTGGACGCGTACCAGGCGCTGCGCGACGCCGGCACCGCGACCACGCTGTCCGAGAGGGCCGGCGTGGACGAGGTGCTCTTCCAGTGCGTCACCCGGGCCGATTGCCGCGAGGACCTCGGCGGCTGA
- a CDS encoding glycoside hydrolase family 76 protein — MRRMIIGSVALVVAAAGGLIAQTSVSSAEVVAAAAICNIHCDGRDAGQAGGDRAPVSAAVHGRTVRVHVSDPDTMIWGTVENGSPGDEVWLDRSFDGGRGWASGGRLGLTTVAGGQRAARSPMFNVDDWATRGVGVLRACAKAADRPEIACTPWARSTWNAGDRGRAAATALMMRYDRATGLFDGNAWWTSANAMSALIENIRVSGMGSYTYAIANTYDRQINAAQGQFRNEYIDDTGWWGLAWLAAYDLTGDVRYLNTARADAEHMHGFWDGVCGGGVWWRNDRQYKNAISNSLYIQLNAEIAQRTGSAVHRQRAEAGWAWFRGTGMINGDNLVIDGISLQTCRGVSGPLTYNQGVLINALTGLYRLTGNAEQLATARRLADAVTVSGRLTQNGILREPGEQDNCAGDQPSWKGAFARGLGVLNRATGGAYTPWLRRNADTIYAGNRNTFDAYGSHWSGPYIDTNHGCQHSALDLLNTV; from the coding sequence ATGAGACGCATGATCATCGGGTCGGTCGCGCTGGTGGTGGCGGCCGCGGGCGGGCTGATCGCCCAGACCTCGGTCAGCTCGGCGGAGGTCGTCGCGGCCGCGGCGATCTGCAACATCCACTGCGACGGGCGGGACGCCGGGCAGGCCGGTGGCGACCGGGCGCCGGTCAGCGCCGCGGTCCACGGCCGCACCGTGCGCGTGCACGTCAGCGACCCGGACACGATGATCTGGGGAACCGTGGAGAACGGCTCGCCCGGCGACGAGGTGTGGCTGGACCGGTCGTTCGACGGCGGCCGCGGCTGGGCGTCCGGCGGCCGGCTCGGTCTCACCACGGTGGCGGGCGGGCAGCGCGCCGCCCGTAGCCCGATGTTCAACGTGGACGACTGGGCCACCCGCGGCGTCGGCGTGCTCCGCGCCTGCGCGAAGGCGGCCGACCGGCCGGAGATCGCCTGCACGCCGTGGGCGCGCAGCACCTGGAACGCCGGTGACCGTGGGCGCGCGGCCGCGACCGCGTTGATGATGCGCTACGACCGGGCCACCGGCCTGTTCGACGGCAACGCGTGGTGGACCAGCGCGAACGCGATGTCCGCGCTGATCGAGAACATCCGGGTCTCCGGCATGGGCAGCTACACCTACGCGATCGCGAACACCTACGACCGGCAGATCAACGCGGCGCAGGGGCAGTTCCGCAACGAGTACATCGACGACACCGGCTGGTGGGGCCTGGCCTGGCTGGCCGCGTACGACCTGACCGGCGACGTCCGCTACCTGAACACCGCGCGCGCCGACGCGGAGCACATGCACGGCTTCTGGGACGGCGTGTGCGGCGGCGGCGTGTGGTGGCGCAACGACCGGCAGTACAAGAACGCGATCTCGAACAGCCTCTACATCCAGCTCAACGCGGAGATCGCGCAGCGCACCGGCAGCGCGGTCCACCGGCAACGCGCGGAGGCCGGCTGGGCGTGGTTCCGCGGCACCGGCATGATCAACGGGGACAACCTGGTCATCGACGGCATCAGCCTGCAGACCTGCCGGGGCGTCAGCGGCCCGCTCACGTACAACCAGGGTGTGCTGATCAACGCGCTGACCGGCCTGTACCGGCTGACCGGCAACGCGGAGCAGCTCGCCACCGCGCGCCGCCTCGCGGACGCGGTCACGGTCTCCGGCCGCCTCACCCAGAACGGCATCCTGCGCGAGCCCGGCGAGCAGGACAACTGCGCCGGCGACCAGCCGTCCTGGAAGGGCGCGTTCGCCCGCGGCCTCGGCGTCCTGAACCGCGCGACCGGCGGCGCCTACACACCCTGGCTGCGCCGTAACGCAGACACGATCTACGCCGGCAACCGCAACACCTTCGACGCGTACGGTTCGCACTGGTCCGGCCCGTACATCGACACCAACCACGGCTGCCAGCACAGCGCGCTGGACCTGCTCAACACGGTCTGA
- a CDS encoding GNAT family N-acetyltransferase — protein sequence MDDMRDLAVMRRAVASDLDAVNDMHARCSAETRRARYHGQRDRIRAAEWAALCEPSYGFSALVTVEGRTVGLVNVIGTGAETMWEAGLLIEDAWQGRGLGTRAAAYLVWEARASGACGIEALVESDNARGKRLFARLGAEWFREEPGVLTARIRFSVPVAAGSGRSPSRPPMGACR from the coding sequence ATGGACGATATGCGCGACCTTGCGGTGATGCGGCGGGCCGTGGCGTCCGATCTCGACGCTGTGAACGACATGCACGCGCGCTGCTCGGCCGAGACGCGGCGGGCCCGCTACCACGGGCAGCGGGATCGGATCAGGGCGGCGGAGTGGGCGGCGCTGTGCGAGCCGAGCTACGGGTTCAGCGCGCTGGTCACCGTGGAGGGCCGCACGGTGGGGCTGGTGAACGTGATCGGCACCGGCGCGGAGACGATGTGGGAGGCCGGGCTGCTGATCGAGGACGCCTGGCAGGGCCGTGGGCTCGGCACCCGGGCCGCGGCCTACCTGGTGTGGGAGGCCCGGGCGTCCGGCGCCTGCGGGATCGAGGCGCTGGTCGAGTCGGACAACGCGCGCGGCAAGCGGCTCTTCGCCCGGCTCGGTGCGGAGTGGTTCCGCGAGGAGCCGGGCGTGCTCACCGCGCGCATCCGGTTCAGCGTTCCGGTGGCGGCGGGTTCAGGTCGATCGCCGTCCCGTCCGCCCATGGGCGCCTGTCGGTGA
- a CDS encoding MFS transporter, with protein MNISVTSAPVLSARRRWAALAVLAAAVLLLAIDGTVLALAVPALSASLAPSAEQILWIGDVYSLALAGLLVLAGNLADRFGRKRVLLLGSVAFGAASLLAAFSPSAEALIGARLLLGVAGATLMPSTLSLIRNIFPDDAERTRAIAIWSTAFGAGSAIGPLAGGFLLEHFWWGSVFLINVPVMVLVLISGWLLLPESRDPDPGRFDVLSAALSMAAIVPFVYAVKHLAGSGLDAVTVGCLTAGLLGGVLFVRRQRRLAAPMLDVELFRSPAFSGAVAANMISIFALTGLLFFFSQYLQFARGHGPLQAGLAELPATLASIAVVAVVGVAATRLGRGRAIALGLVLAAAGLAGVAAAAHGPYAWLGLALVPIGLGIGLAMTLTGDAIVSAAPPRKAGSVSAITETANELGVVLGIAVLGSLVTAVYRSGVGPGAPAEVRDSLGSALRVLAPGSDAAAAARDAFITAMQTTSLVAAGLTLGAAVLAWALIPSRRA; from the coding sequence GTGAACATCTCTGTGACCTCGGCGCCGGTGCTGTCGGCGCGGCGGCGGTGGGCGGCGCTGGCCGTGCTGGCCGCGGCGGTGCTGCTGCTCGCGATCGACGGCACCGTGCTGGCGCTGGCGGTGCCGGCGCTGTCGGCGAGCCTGGCACCGAGCGCGGAGCAGATCCTGTGGATCGGTGACGTCTACTCGCTGGCGCTGGCCGGGCTGCTGGTGCTGGCCGGCAACCTGGCCGACCGGTTCGGGCGCAAGCGGGTGCTGCTGCTCGGGTCCGTGGCGTTCGGCGCGGCGTCGCTGCTGGCCGCGTTCTCACCGAGCGCGGAGGCGCTGATCGGCGCGCGGCTGCTGCTCGGTGTGGCCGGTGCGACGCTGATGCCGTCCACGCTGTCGCTGATCCGGAACATCTTCCCGGACGACGCCGAGCGCACCCGGGCGATCGCGATCTGGTCCACCGCGTTCGGTGCGGGGTCCGCGATCGGGCCGCTCGCCGGCGGGTTCCTGCTCGAGCACTTCTGGTGGGGCTCGGTGTTCCTGATCAACGTACCGGTGATGGTCCTGGTGTTGATCTCGGGTTGGCTGCTGCTGCCGGAGTCGCGCGACCCGGATCCGGGCCGCTTCGACGTGCTCTCCGCGGCGCTGTCGATGGCCGCGATCGTGCCGTTCGTCTACGCGGTCAAGCATCTGGCCGGGTCCGGCCTCGACGCCGTGACCGTGGGCTGCCTGACCGCCGGCCTGCTCGGCGGCGTGCTGTTCGTCCGGCGGCAGCGGCGGCTGGCGGCGCCGATGCTGGACGTGGAGCTGTTCCGCAGTCCCGCGTTCTCCGGCGCGGTCGCGGCGAACATGATCTCGATCTTCGCGCTGACCGGGCTGCTGTTCTTCTTCTCGCAGTACCTGCAGTTCGCGCGCGGCCACGGACCGCTCCAGGCCGGCCTGGCGGAGCTGCCCGCGACGCTCGCGTCGATCGCCGTGGTGGCCGTGGTCGGCGTGGCCGCGACCCGGCTCGGCCGCGGCCGGGCGATCGCGCTCGGGCTGGTGCTGGCCGCCGCCGGGCTGGCCGGGGTCGCGGCCGCGGCGCACGGGCCGTACGCGTGGCTGGGCCTCGCGCTCGTCCCGATCGGCCTGGGCATCGGCCTGGCGATGACGCTGACCGGCGACGCGATCGTGTCCGCCGCGCCGCCGCGCAAGGCCGGCTCGGTCTCCGCGATCACCGAGACCGCGAACGAGCTGGGCGTGGTCCTCGGCATCGCGGTGCTCGGCTCGCTGGTCACGGCCGTCTACCGGTCCGGCGTCGGCCCGGGCGCGCCCGCGGAGGTGCGTGACTCGCTCGGCTCGGCGCTGCGGGTGCTCGCGCCCGGCTCGGACGCGGCGGCCGCGGCCCGGGACGCGTTCATCACGGCGATGCAGACGACGTCGCTGGTCGCGGCCGGCCTGACGCTCGGGGCCGCGGTGCTGGCGTGGGCGCTGATCCCGTCCCGGCGGGCGTAG
- a CDS encoding tetratricopeptide repeat protein — protein sequence MSDFAERIRATFRRGDSDGVVRLAEAEVARARAAGDPAGEVEALYALARVAARGGDLVESRRLASAALDVAVRSGDRRLEERPRHVLAAVTRMSGDLVTARGLYEASIALNEELGRPETVVSELHNLAFTELHLGDVARARELFARSREAVFARGYDAFVPYVCVAAAALADAEGDHARAARMLGLTDRAFAALGQVPDPDDAAELRRVTDASVAALGAGGYRVEYDAGTALDPLSLRGPAAP from the coding sequence ATGAGCGATTTCGCGGAGCGCATCCGGGCCACGTTCCGGCGTGGCGACAGCGACGGCGTGGTACGGCTCGCGGAGGCCGAGGTGGCGCGGGCCCGGGCGGCCGGCGACCCGGCCGGCGAGGTGGAGGCGCTGTACGCGCTGGCCCGCGTCGCGGCGCGCGGCGGTGACCTGGTGGAGTCCCGGCGGCTGGCCTCGGCCGCGCTGGACGTGGCGGTCCGCAGCGGCGACCGGCGGCTGGAGGAGCGCCCCCGGCACGTGCTGGCCGCGGTGACGCGGATGTCCGGCGACCTGGTCACGGCGCGCGGACTCTACGAGGCCAGCATCGCGCTGAACGAGGAACTGGGCCGGCCGGAGACCGTCGTCTCGGAGCTGCACAACCTGGCGTTCACGGAGCTGCACCTCGGCGACGTGGCCCGGGCACGGGAGCTGTTCGCCCGCAGCCGGGAGGCGGTCTTCGCGCGCGGCTACGACGCGTTCGTGCCCTACGTCTGCGTGGCCGCGGCGGCGCTGGCGGACGCCGAGGGCGACCACGCGCGGGCCGCGCGCATGCTCGGGCTGACGGACCGCGCGTTCGCCGCGCTCGGGCAGGTGCCGGACCCGGACGACGCCGCGGAACTGCGCCGGGTGACGGACGCGTCGGTGGCCGCGCTCGGCGCCGGCGGTTACCGGGTCGAGTACGACGCCGGCACCGCGCTCGACCCGCTCAGTCTGCGAGGTCCCGCAGCGCCGTGA
- a CDS encoding SDR family NAD(P)-dependent oxidoreductase: protein MRELEHHLQTVLITGASSGIGAEFARRLAARGSGLVLVARRADRLESLAAELRAAHGVPVTALPFDLSGIAPGAALAAELDRRGIAVTAVINNAGHGSWGRFHDDDPAWLRHMIAVNVTAVADISRAFINRLRAHGRGYLLNVTSVAAYAPVPNQAAYSASKAFVLSLTESLWAESRGTGLRVLAFAPGVTSSEYFDVVGTADAAGGSRYRTPAQVVGAALRVLDRRDPPPSAVAGRLNHALTLAARLVTRRRGVALAAANTLR, encoded by the coding sequence ATGCGAGAACTGGAACACCACCTGCAGACCGTCCTGATCACCGGCGCCAGTTCCGGGATCGGCGCGGAGTTCGCCCGCCGGCTCGCCGCGCGGGGATCGGGCCTGGTCCTGGTCGCCCGCCGGGCGGACCGGCTGGAGTCGCTCGCGGCCGAGCTGAGGGCGGCGCACGGCGTACCCGTGACGGCACTGCCCTTCGACCTGAGCGGCATCGCGCCGGGCGCCGCGCTCGCGGCGGAGCTGGACCGGCGCGGCATCGCGGTCACCGCGGTGATCAACAACGCCGGGCACGGCAGCTGGGGACGGTTCCACGACGACGATCCGGCCTGGCTGCGGCACATGATCGCGGTGAACGTGACCGCGGTGGCGGACATCAGCCGCGCGTTCATCAACCGCCTGCGCGCACACGGCCGCGGCTACCTGCTGAACGTGACCAGCGTGGCCGCGTACGCGCCGGTGCCGAACCAGGCCGCGTACTCCGCGTCCAAGGCGTTCGTGCTCAGCCTGACCGAGTCGCTGTGGGCGGAGTCGCGCGGCACCGGGTTGCGGGTGCTCGCGTTCGCGCCGGGCGTCACCAGCAGCGAGTACTTCGACGTGGTCGGGACGGCGGACGCGGCCGGCGGCTCCCGCTACCGGACGCCCGCGCAGGTGGTCGGCGCCGCGCTGCGCGTGCTCGACCGGCGGGACCCGCCGCCGAGCGCGGTGGCCGGGCGGCTCAACCACGCGCTGACGCTGGCCGCCCGCCTGGTCACGCGCCGGCGCGGCGTCGCGCTGGCGGCGGCCAACACGCTGCGATGA
- a CDS encoding TetR/AcrR family transcriptional regulator has product MGRTAGRSPEDTRRALLAAAGSAIRARGIHASLDEIARFAGVSKGGLIYHFASKERLILEVARDQLAAFQASMDAALDPHDTAPGRLTRAYLRSVLADDEVAVRDSLALIAQLMIVPAVAELAVADARRIEADLAADGLPEDVVALVVAAADGLSATPMWGGTAHTAAHRRLIERLVHLTRHPELWNDLGWPGETR; this is encoded by the coding sequence GTGGGACGCACGGCGGGCCGGTCACCGGAGGACACGCGACGCGCGCTGCTGGCCGCCGCGGGGTCGGCGATCCGGGCGCGTGGCATCCACGCGTCGCTGGACGAGATCGCGCGGTTCGCCGGCGTCTCCAAGGGCGGGCTGATCTACCACTTCGCCAGCAAGGAACGGCTGATCCTGGAGGTGGCCCGGGACCAGCTCGCCGCGTTCCAGGCCAGCATGGACGCGGCGCTCGACCCGCACGACACCGCGCCGGGCCGGCTCACCCGCGCCTACCTGCGGTCGGTGCTGGCCGACGACGAGGTCGCGGTGCGTGACTCGCTGGCACTGATCGCCCAGCTGATGATCGTGCCGGCCGTGGCCGAACTGGCCGTCGCGGACGCCCGCCGGATCGAGGCCGACCTGGCCGCGGACGGTCTGCCGGAGGACGTGGTCGCGCTGGTCGTGGCCGCGGCCGACGGTCTGAGCGCCACCCCGATGTGGGGCGGCACCGCGCACACCGCCGCCCACCGCCGCCTGATCGAGCGCCTGGTCCACCTCACCCGCCACCCGGAGCTGTGGAACGACCTCGGCTGGCCCGGCGAGACCCGGTGA
- a CDS encoding TetR family transcriptional regulator: MGIRERNRRAVEREIDDAAMRLFVAQGFDATTTDQIAREAGVSPRSLFRYVGSKEDIVLRDMLAAGESVLAALRARPAGETAWEALRAALHVLEDNPPDRALALAEMFLRTPSLRARRLEKRLAWLDLLVPEVTRRLGRAPGDLPDPAAHAIVSAALACLDSATEIWARRGGSGDVVALFDEALDAVRHA; this comes from the coding sequence ATGGGCATCCGGGAACGCAATCGGCGCGCGGTGGAGCGGGAGATCGACGACGCCGCCATGCGGCTCTTCGTGGCGCAGGGCTTCGACGCCACCACCACCGACCAGATCGCGCGCGAGGCCGGCGTCTCGCCACGCTCGCTGTTCCGCTACGTCGGGTCCAAGGAGGACATCGTCCTCCGCGACATGCTCGCCGCCGGCGAATCCGTGCTGGCCGCGCTGCGCGCCCGGCCGGCCGGCGAGACCGCGTGGGAGGCGCTGCGCGCCGCGCTGCACGTGCTCGAGGACAACCCGCCGGACCGCGCGCTCGCGCTCGCCGAGATGTTCCTGAGGACACCGTCGCTGCGCGCCCGCCGCCTGGAGAAGCGGCTCGCCTGGCTGGACCTGCTGGTCCCGGAGGTCACCCGCCGGCTCGGCCGGGCACCCGGCGACCTGCCCGACCCGGCCGCGCACGCGATCGTCTCCGCCGCGCTGGCCTGCCTGGACAGCGCCACCGAGATCTGGGCGCGCCGCGGCGGCAGCGGCGACGTCGTGGCGCTCTTCGACGAGGCCCTGGACGCGGTCCGGCACGCCTGA
- a CDS encoding homoserine dehydrogenase, producing the protein MTPRPVRIAVSGLGAIGGSLLRLIAADDADRRRTHGLDLRVVAAVDSSGAIVDAGGIDPVALAAHKAAGGRAVDLPGATVAGTTVADVLATGTGIDMLVEAGPGDLETGGAGLAAVRAARAAGIPVALAAKAPLVLAWDELTGPGPAVGYSACVGGALPTVTLVRATLTSARATRVEAALNGTSVYVLSLIEDGLSPADAVARAQATGIAEPDPSFDLDGWDAACKLVILANATLGTRARLSDVDRTGITGVTRDDLLRARAAGRRVVPLGTAVPGADGWRLTVAPVELPGDHPLARMDAEEMGVVVHTDVAGRLSATTREPDAVPSAAAVLRDILTLARTPGR; encoded by the coding sequence ATGACCCCGCGCCCGGTACGGATCGCGGTGAGCGGCCTCGGCGCGATCGGCGGTTCGCTGCTCCGCCTGATCGCCGCCGACGACGCGGACCGGCGCCGCACCCACGGTCTCGACCTGCGCGTGGTGGCCGCGGTCGACTCCTCCGGCGCGATCGTCGACGCCGGCGGCATCGACCCGGTCGCGCTCGCCGCGCACAAGGCCGCGGGTGGGCGCGCCGTCGACCTGCCCGGCGCGACCGTGGCCGGAACCACGGTGGCGGACGTGCTCGCCACCGGCACCGGGATCGACATGCTGGTCGAGGCCGGCCCCGGCGACCTGGAGACCGGCGGCGCCGGCCTGGCCGCGGTCCGTGCCGCCCGCGCGGCCGGCATCCCGGTCGCGCTGGCCGCGAAGGCCCCGCTGGTGCTCGCCTGGGACGAGCTGACCGGTCCCGGGCCGGCGGTCGGATACAGCGCGTGCGTCGGTGGCGCGCTGCCGACCGTGACGCTGGTCCGGGCCACGCTCACCTCCGCGCGCGCGACCCGGGTCGAGGCCGCGCTGAACGGCACCAGCGTCTACGTGCTCAGCCTGATCGAGGACGGCCTCTCCCCCGCCGACGCGGTCGCCCGTGCCCAGGCCACCGGCATCGCCGAGCCGGACCCGTCGTTCGACCTGGACGGCTGGGACGCCGCCTGCAAGCTGGTCATCCTCGCGAACGCCACGCTCGGCACCCGGGCCCGGCTGTCCGACGTGGACCGCACCGGCATCACCGGCGTCACCCGCGACGACCTGCTGCGGGCCCGGGCCGCCGGCCGGCGCGTCGTCCCGCTCGGCACCGCGGTCCCCGGCGCCGACGGCTGGCGCCTGACGGTCGCGCCCGTCGAGCTGCCCGGCGACCACCCGCTGGCCCGGATGGACGCGGAGGAGATGGGCGTCGTCGTCCACACCGACGTCGCCGGCCGGCTGTCCGCCACCACCCGGGAACCCGACGCGGTGCCGTCCGCCGCCGCCGTCCTCCGCGACATCCTCACGCTCGCGCGCACGCCCGGGCGGTGA